In the genome of Candidatus Schekmanbacteria bacterium, the window GGAAAATCTGCAAGAGGTATATAGCCATAGGCGTTTTTCAGTGAAAGGGTAACTCCTGCCTTACCTGACGAAGGGGATTCGTTGGTAGAATTTTTTAGGACCGGAACATTAATTATATAATCACAAATTTCTGTGACAATTCTTGATAAATTCAGCTCCAATCCCAAAGTAGGTATTTTCGCCTTGATTTTTTTGTCAAAGCCAAGCTGTTTATGGTCATGACCAAAACATCTTATCCCCTTTTTGCTGTCATCGTTGATTTTATAACCTGTCTTTTCAAGACTTCGCGATAGCTTTTCAAATATCATAATATTTCCCGGTTTTACGCCTGCTGCAATCAAACTGTCTGCAATTGCATATGCCACTTCAGGATGTGTAGGAAGTTTCCTATTTGTAGCATTTACTTTTAGTCCTATGACTTCATCATTCTTATAGTTGGGAAATATTTTTGCCCAAGATTCTTCAGTTGTATTTGTATTTGTGGCAAGTGTAATCACCTTTTCCACCATTGCTTTTACAATATCAGCATTTATCTTTCCCTGAGAATTTACAGCGTTTTTGTTTGTTACTACAGATACAACCGATTTTTCGACCAATCCTTTGGATTTTGATTCATCGGCAATCAATAATTTTGGCAATCCACCTGATAGAAGAATGACTGCAGTCCCTGCTTTTTTTATAAAGGACCTTCTTTTCATAAAACTCTCCCTAAAGATTTAAAATTTATAGAGTCTTTCCCCATTGCCGTAGAAAAGTTTATCAATGTCTGTTTTACTAATTTTAAGTTTTTCTGCAAAATTTATGTATTCATCATAAGATACAAGAGAGTAGTCAGTGCCGAATAGCACTTTGTCGCCTGCGCCGAAATAGATTATCTTTTCAATTTCCCTTCTCAACTCCTCTTTCATCTTTTCTTTGTAAGGGCTTTTTTCTCCTGAGAATAAGCCAGATATGTCTGTATATACATTGGGATTTTTCAGGACTACTTCCATAGTATCTGCAAACCATGGAAAACCAAGATGAGATATGACAATTTTTAAATCTGGAAACTTGCAGGCAGTATCGTCCAAGTGAATTGGATGGCAGTATTTTACAGGCGCTGATTCAAATGCAGGGTCGCCTGAATGGAATATGACGGGCACATCGTATTTCATAGCAAGTTTATAGATGCGCTCGCATTTTTTTTCGTATGGATAAAATTTGACATAACCGGGATAGAGCTTGATTGCGCTGAATGATTTGTTAGCGAGGTTTGCCTTCACAAATTCAAAATCTTTTTTGTCAAAGGCGAGGGGATTCAGAGTTGCTGCACAAAGAAAATGCGGTGAATATTTTTCTGCAAACTCAAGTGTAAATCTATTGCTAAAAGTGGACATTATGAGCGCCTTTACCACATTGTACTTTTTCATATCATTTATCAGGCCTTCAGGACTAAAATTTATACCGATTTTTTTGGCATATTCTTGTGAACGCTGAAAATCAAAATGTATGTGAATATGGCAGTCGAAGATGGGGCGTTTTGTTTTAGGCACTATTTTTGATTTTTTCTTCATTGTTCAAAAAAAAAATTAAGTTTTAAATTAATAGAATATAATCAGTACATCTGTCAAAAAATCAAAATAGAGAGAGCTTAATTCTCAATTATCCTATTGAATTTCAGTCCTTTGATTTCTTGATGGTCTTCAATATTAGAGCGTGATTCTATAAAATCGCCCACGGATATACAAATACATTTACATTATTTCTCTTGAATTGCCCATCTCCGCCATCGATTAAAGCTGCGGCGCTTTCCCCATTGTCTTAGAAATCCTGCCATAGCTTGATGTTTTTGAAAAAATCATCTGCAATGGTCTGTGAGGATTTGATTTCTATGGGCAAAATAAAGTTTCCCATATCTATCAATAGGTCGATTCCCATTCCTTATGAACTTCTCCAGAAATAGAGAGGAGCCAGTTCTCCCCTATGGAAAAAATTTTTGCATAAATCTGAAACAATCAAACTTTCAAAAACTGAACCTCTCATAGAATGTTGAAAAAGGTCTTTTGCCCTTTGGATACGAAGCAGATAGCAACGAAGGCCGGTATCGAGAAAATAGACTTTTTGGCTTTTAATAATTCTCTTCCCGAAGTTTTTATAATAGGGCCGAAGAAGTATAATAATGAAGCTTGCTTCAAGGATGGCTATCCACCGTTTTGCCGTTGTATGGGTAATGCCGCAATCTGAGGCAAGGTTTGTAAGATTGAGCAGTTGTCCATTTCTTCCGACGCAAAGAAGAACGAATCTTTCGAATGTCTTGATATCACCAATATTCAAGATATTTTGTACATCTCTTTCGATATATGTTTGGAAATAACTGCTCAACCAGTCACGTGGCGGAATTTTTTTGTCATATATTCTTGGATAAAATCCTTTGTAAAGGGTTTCCATAAGATCGAATTTCTTTGATTTTTGATGTGAAATTTTCTGATTACCTATTTTTGTGATAGAAACGGGTTGTCTTCCCATTATCTCTGATAATGAAAAGGGCAGAAGATGAAGCACTGCACAGCGACCTGCAAGAGATTGGGAAATTCTTTCCATAAGAAGAAAATTGTAAGAACCGCTTAGTATGAACTGTCCTGCTTGATTCTTTTCATCAACAATAACCTGAATATATGAGAATAGTTCAGGTGTGCGCTGAACTTCATCCAATATGACAGGGTAGTGAAATTGCGATAGGAAACCTCGCGGTTCTTCAATGGCAAAAGCGCGTTGATCGGGCATTTCAAGGGATACATAATGATAATTTTTGAAAACATTTCTTATAAGTGTTGTTTTTCCTGATTGACGGGGACCTGTCAGGATGACAACATGAAACTTCTTTGCTGATTCTTTCAGTTTAATTTGTTATATAAATTGAATATCCAATATTCATATTACATAGAAGAATGGGCAAAATCAATTTTTTCATTACTTCTTATAGAGAGCTTAATTATTGAAAATTCTCTTCCGCTTCCTTCAGCATTTTACTCCATAATTCGCTGAGTTCGTAATAGGCGCCTTTTGCGAGCCATTTTAGACTTTTGATATTTTCGGGCATATTAGCAGATTGTAACATCTCTCGTTGATATGGTTTTGGTCCATGGAAATGAATTATTTTGGCTGATGAATAATCTTTCCCCCAATAGGGTTTCCAATTGTATTCTGGAGAGAGTCTATCCCATTCCGGGTTTTTCCACCATTTTTTATAGAACTTATGATAAGCAGTTTGATCCCAGACTTTTTTAGCAAGATATTCTATATTTTCTTCTGTAAATTTTAGAAATTTCTTATCCATAGTTCTGAGATTTTTGAGATTCATCAACATTACACCAACATTCATTTTTCTATAGTTATCGATATAGAACTCAGGTGCAACGGCGAAAAAGTGCGGCTTTAAACTTTCCATATAATCATTGACATCACTTAAAAACATTACATCCACATCGGTATAAAGCACATACTCATCAGGAATTCCCATTTCAAGAGTGAGTTGGGGGATTTCAATCCGAAGAAAGGTTCCGGCACCAACAGATAGGTAATTTGTATCATTTTCTTTCTCACTTATTTCTTTCAACTTTTCATAAAGAAAAGAGCGGCGAAATATGATTTTCACATCTCTTTCCCTTAGCCAATCTGTCAGCGCATTTTCTTTGCCGTCATATAAGAAATATGGAGATAAGGATGTATATTTTAATGCCGTGTGGACTGCAACCTTGAGCATATTGGAATATGCTTCAAATTCGTGAGATACATCATTGAGAGCAAAAAACCATTTCACCTGAAATTTTCCTTTTTTAGAATTATAAAAAGCAAAAAATAATCAAAAATCAATTCTATTCAAAAACTCAATTATAAAAGATAATGGACAAAAAGAAATGCCTTTTTGGGAATTGATACTTAAAATTGGCTAAAAAATAATACAGAGAAAACTATACAAAGACTTCGGAATTATATTTATTCATCCTTTGCATTGAAAATATTTTACCAAAATTCAATTTTCAGCAAATACATTAAAGTATCTTGTTATCTTCAACCCTTTAGGTTAATGATTGTTGATGATTGCTTTTTGTACTTTTACTGAGGAAAATTAATTATGAAGGGGAAGGAGAATTTAATTCTTTTTAATAAATTCAAATTCAAATGGAGATGTATTCTTCTTTATGTTAAAAGTTCAGCTAATTTGTTAATTCTTTTTTTTAATTAATGAATGAAAAAGAGTAAGAGAAAAATAATTTATCTTGATAATGCCGCAACATCTCACCCAAAGCCGCCTTCCGTTGTAAAGGCAGTAAATGATGCACTTTTGAAATATGGCGGTAATCCAGGAAGAGGAACAAATAGTATGGCATTGCAGGCATACAGAAAGGTATTTCAAGTACGAGAAAAGATTGCAGATTTTTTTGGAATTGATGACAGCAGTAGAATAATATTTACTTCCAATGCCACTGAAGCACTGAATCTTGCAATAAAAGGAATGGGAATAGAAACAGGTGAAGTCATAACATCTCCGATGGAGCACAATTCTGTAATCAGACCCCTTGCTCTTTTAAAAAGACAGGGTGTTGAAGTAAAGAAAGTAAAGGCATCTGAGAGGGGAGAAATTGACCCTGACGATGTTAAGAAGATTATTACAAAGAAAACAAGACTTGCTGTCTTTACGCATTCATCGAATGTTTTGGGCACAATTGTGCCAATAAATGAGATAGGAAAGATTTGCAGAGAGTATGGTGTTGTATTCCTTGTTGATGCCGCACAAAGTGCTGGGCATATACCTATTGATGTAAAGTCATCATCAATAGATCTTCTTGCCGCATCAGGTCATAAGGGGCTTTTTGGAATGCAGGGGACAGGTTTCTTGTATATTTCTCCTGATGTGTCACTTATTCCGCTTAAAGAAGGAGGTACCGGAAGTTTTTCGGAAAGTGAAAATCAGCCTGATGAATTACCTGACAAGTTTGAGAGTGGTACGCTCAATACTCCGGGGATAGTATCTCTCGGGGCGGGGATAGATTATATAAAGAAGAAGGGTGGGATAGAGGCGATAGCGGAGAAGGAGAAGAATCTGATAAATAAACTTATAGATGGAATAAAGGATATAGATAGGATCGAACTTTACGGGCTTATTGGCAAAGAAAATAGATTAGGAGTCTTATCGCTAAATATAAAAAATAGAGATCCTATGAAGGTTTCTGAAATACTTGATAAGAAGTTTGGGATAATAACAAGGGCTGGAATTCATTGTGCTCCTGATGCCCATAGATTGGCAGGTACTTTCCCCAACGGCACGGTGAGATTGAGTCCCGGCATTTTCAATAGTGAAAAAGATATTGATAAAACAATTAAAGTTTTGCATATATTGGCTCGAAAAAGCGTTTTTTTTTAAATAGGGGGAGAAATATTTTTATTGATAATAAATCAATTTTTTCTTGACTCATTTTAATTGGCTATAATAACATTTAAAAAAAGAAATTTTCGCAGTTTTGTAGAGAGATATTTGAAACTAATGGGTTGAAGTTTTAAAATTGAGTGAAAAGGAGGTGATAAAAGGGAAAAGGATTAAGCAGACAGATTGGTTCAACGGTTTATTTTTTATATTTTGTAAGCAGTTGTTTTACTAATTTAGGAGGGTAATAGATGAAGAAAATTTTAGCGGTTTTGGTTGGAGTTCTGATTCTTTGTTTTCTCCCTCTTTCCCATGCAAAAGCTGATACCCGCTCAGATGTAGAGAATCGGCTTGACCAGATTGAAAAAGAATTGGCTGCTTTGAAGAAAGAAGTCAGCTCACAGAAAGAAGCATGGGAAAAGAACATTGGCTTCTTGAAAAGCATCAGGTTGGGTGGAGAAATCAGAACAAGATGGGAAATCCTCGATGCCTTTGATTTGGACAGAAACAACACAGATGATTTCTTCTTGATCAGAACAAGATTTTCCATTGAAGCCACCCCTGTTGAAAATTTAAGAATTTTCATTCAGGCACAGGATGCAAGAGTTGGCGGTGATGAAAGAGATGTAAGAGGGGGAATGAGAGGCGATCTTCAGTATGTAAGATTTCAGTCCTTTCACGATGACAATAACCTCGATCTGAAACAGGGATATTTTGATATTGCAAACCTCGGTGGGTTGCCTGTCACCTTGAGAATAGGTCGTCAGGTTCTTTCATATGGTGATGAAAGATTAGTTGGCGCAAATGACTGGGACAACTTTGGAAGAAGTTTTGACGCTGTAAAACTCATCATTGAACCAGCAGAAGGCGTTCAAGTAGATGCATGGTATGCAAAGGTTGTTGAAGAATTGAAGGATGATCGTCTAGATGAAGACGATGATGTTGATTTCTATGGATTGTATATGACCACATCGAATTTTGAGGATGTTGGTCTTAAAACTATGGATCTCTATGGTTTGGTATTAAGGGACAGCGGTCTTGACAACACAATGAAACCTGGAACACTTATGCTCCCCGCTGGACTCGTTAGGGATCTTGATGCAAAGGACAGCGCAACAATCTGGACAGTAGGAACCAGATTGGTTGGTGTATTGCCGATGTTGGAGACATTGGATTACAATGTTGAAACAGCAGTGCAGATGGGTTCAATCGGAGCAGACACCCATCATGCTTGGGCGATTCATGGCGAAGTTGGAATGAGCTTCCCTGATATTATGATGGCACCAAGAATTGGCGCCTTTTTTGCTCATGCGTCAGGTGATTCTTCTCCATCAAGCGGTTCTTCAAATACATTTCTCAATCTCTTTCCTGAAAACCATGATAAGTATGGAAGAATCGATTTTATGAATTGGCAGAATATGTATGATGTCGGCGGCAATATCACTATTAAGCCAATTGAAGGCCTTACCGCCATTATCGAGTATCACAACCTCCGCCTTGCGGAAGAGAATGATGCTTGGTATGGTTCACCAAGACCAGACCTCTATTTTATGTCAGGTAAGAGAGTCAATATAGATGGTGAGAATGGCGTTGGCGATGAAGTTGATCTAACCTTACAATATGATTACAATGAATATGTTTCATTCGAAGGTGGTTATTCACTCTTCATCCATGGCGACCTTATCAGAAGAGGCTTGGATAAAGGTGGATTCAGAACCAGCACCAACGAATCAAACTGGGGTTATCTCCAAGCAAAAGTTCACTTCTAAGATTATTCAACAAGAAAGAAATTCAGAAGGGAGGACAGAAACTGTCCTCCCTTTTTTATTCACACAATATATTTGAAAAAACTTTACTTTCCAAAAACCCGAGACTTGTTTTAAGCAGGGAAACAAAAGGGATTATGAGAAAAGAATATCCCTTTCACGCTGGCATTCACTTAGACAGCGAGTGGGAGATCAATCTGATTTTCTAAATATCAACGACAACATAAAGACTGGTCGGGTCATCAGCCCTGCAATTGAAGGCATCATTTATTTCATCGAATTTAAAGCGATGAGTGATTATTTCCTTTGTATCGACTGATCTTTGCTCTATCATCTGAAGACAATCCTTCATTTCTTTTATTGTATGT includes:
- a CDS encoding DUF362 domain-containing protein — its product is MKRRSFIKKAGTAVILLSGGLPKLLIADESKSKGLVEKSVVSVVTNKNAVNSQGKINADIVKAMVEKVITLATNTNTTEESWAKIFPNYKNDEVIGLKVNATNRKLPTHPEVAYAIADSLIAAGVKPGNIMIFEKLSRSLEKTGYKINDDSKKGIRCFGHDHKQLGFDKKIKAKIPTLGLELNLSRIVTEICDYIINVPVLKNSTNESPSSGKAGVTLSLKNAYGYIPLADFPYVPPIEGLDPIEVIEKMHSNNGNPQIAELNLCPEIRVKTKFVILDGLLGLYEGGPFGPPQWINNQIMASTDLVAIDTVGMNTIDAKAKEVGKSLSSPFAKHIATASKLGLGNTDADKIDLKKYIFS
- a CDS encoding amidohydrolase — its product is MKKKSKIVPKTKRPIFDCHIHIHFDFQRSQEYAKKIGINFSPEGLINDMKKYNVVKALIMSTFSNRFTLEFAEKYSPHFLCAATLNPLAFDKKDFEFVKANLANKSFSAIKLYPGYVKFYPYEKKCERIYKLAMKYDVPVIFHSGDPAFESAPVKYCHPIHLDDTACKFPDLKIVISHLGFPWFADTMEVVLKNPNVYTDISGLFSGEKSPYKEKMKEELRREIEKIIYFGAGDKVLFGTDYSLVSYDEYINFAEKLKISKTDIDKLFYGNGERLYKF
- a CDS encoding aminotransferase class V-fold PLP-dependent enzyme, with the protein product MIYLDNAATSHPKPPSVVKAVNDALLKYGGNPGRGTNSMALQAYRKVFQVREKIADFFGIDDSSRIIFTSNATEALNLAIKGMGIETGEVITSPMEHNSVIRPLALLKRQGVEVKKVKASERGEIDPDDVKKIITKKTRLAVFTHSSNVLGTIVPINEIGKICREYGVVFLVDAAQSAGHIPIDVKSSSIDLLAASGHKGLFGMQGTGFLYISPDVSLIPLKEGGTGSFSESENQPDELPDKFESGTLNTPGIVSLGAGIDYIKKKGGIEAIAEKEKNLINKLIDGIKDIDRIELYGLIGKENRLGVLSLNIKNRDPMKVSEILDKKFGIITRAGIHCAPDAHRLAGTFPNGTVRLSPGIFNSEKDIDKTIKVLHILARKSVFF
- a CDS encoding DUF3373 family protein, translating into MKKILAVLVGVLILCFLPLSHAKADTRSDVENRLDQIEKELAALKKEVSSQKEAWEKNIGFLKSIRLGGEIRTRWEILDAFDLDRNNTDDFFLIRTRFSIEATPVENLRIFIQAQDARVGGDERDVRGGMRGDLQYVRFQSFHDDNNLDLKQGYFDIANLGGLPVTLRIGRQVLSYGDERLVGANDWDNFGRSFDAVKLIIEPAEGVQVDAWYAKVVEELKDDRLDEDDDVDFYGLYMTTSNFEDVGLKTMDLYGLVLRDSGLDNTMKPGTLMLPAGLVRDLDAKDSATIWTVGTRLVGVLPMLETLDYNVETAVQMGSIGADTHHAWAIHGEVGMSFPDIMMAPRIGAFFAHASGDSSPSSGSSNTFLNLFPENHDKYGRIDFMNWQNMYDVGGNITIKPIEGLTAIIEYHNLRLAEENDAWYGSPRPDLYFMSGKRVNIDGENGVGDEVDLTLQYDYNEYVSFEGGYSLFIHGDLIRRGLDKGGFRTSTNESNWGYLQAKVHF